The Lichenicola cladoniae sequence GAGCGGACGCCGCACCATGCGCGGCTGATCACGCTTGAGATGGGCAAGCCGCTCACGGAGGCGGCGGCCGAAATCGAGAAGTGCGCCGTTACCTGCGACTATTACGCCCGCAACGCTGAACGCTTCCTGGCGCCCGAGCTGGTCGAGACCTCGGCAAAGGAAAGCATGGTCGTCTTCGAGCCGCTCGGTACCGTACTCGGGATCATGCCTTGGAACTACCCGTTCTGGCAGACCATCCGCTTCCTGGCTCCCGCATTGCTCGGTGGCAACGCCGCTATCCTCAAGCACGCCAACAACGTGCCCGGCTGTGCGCTCGCCCTTGAAGCAGCGCTGCGCGAGGCCGGATTACCCGAAGGCCTGTTCGCGGCCCTGCTGATCGACACCGGCGAGGTGAAGGCGGTGGTGGAAGATGCACGGATCTCAGCGGTCAGCCTTACGGGCTCGACCGAGGTCGGTGCCATCGTCGCTTCGCAAGCTGGCAGCAGGCTCAAGCCGCAGGTGCTGGAGCTCGGCGGATCCGATCCGTTCATCGTGCTTGCCGACGCGGACCTCGAACTCGCAGTCGCGACCGCGGTGAAGGCACGCTACTCGAACAACGGCCAGAGCTGCATCTCCGCCAAGCGCTTTCTCGTCGCCGAGAAGATCGCGGACGAGTTCGTCGAAGCCTTCACCGTTTCCGTGCGTGCGCTCACGGTCGGCAACCCACTCGACCCAACTACGAAGCTCGGGCCGCTGGCACGCGAGAGCCTGCGCACAAACCTGCATCGTCAAGTCGAAGCGACGCGAAGCGCCGGAGCCCGGCTGGTCTGCGGTGGCGAGCCGCTCGAGGGCCCCGGATGGTTCTACCCCCCGACCGTACTTGATCGCGTGACGCCCGGCATGGCGGCCTTCGACGAGGAGACCTTTGGGCCCGCCGCTGCCATCACGGTAGTTGCGGATGCCGACGAAGCGGTTGAGCTCGCGAACGCAAGTCCGTTCGGCCTCGGCGCTTCGCTATGGACGCGCGATCTGGATCGGGCCCGCGGGCTGCTCCCCCACATTCAGGCTGGTGCGGTGTTCGTCAACGCCCTGGTGGCCTCCGACCCGCGAATCCCGTTCGGGGGCATCAAGCAGTCCGGCTACGGCCGTGAACTGGGTG is a genomic window containing:
- a CDS encoding NAD-dependent succinate-semialdehyde dehydrogenase, with protein sequence MTIITINPATGDQLEAYEAHTPAAVEARLAAAASAQRGWRAEPPALRGALLARLAGVLRERTPHHARLITLEMGKPLTEAAAEIEKCAVTCDYYARNAERFLAPELVETSAKESMVVFEPLGTVLGIMPWNYPFWQTIRFLAPALLGGNAAILKHANNVPGCALALEAALREAGLPEGLFAALLIDTGEVKAVVEDARISAVSLTGSTEVGAIVASQAGSRLKPQVLELGGSDPFIVLADADLELAVATAVKARYSNNGQSCISAKRFLVAEKIADEFVEAFTVSVRALTVGNPLDPTTKLGPLARESLRTNLHRQVEATRSAGARLVCGGEPLEGPGWFYPPTVLDRVTPGMAAFDEETFGPAAAITVVADADEAVELANASPFGLGASLWTRDLDRARGLLPHIQAGAVFVNALVASDPRIPFGGIKQSGYGRELGVLGLRSFVNQKTVWIDA